DNA from Quercus lobata isolate SW786 chromosome 1, ValleyOak3.0 Primary Assembly, whole genome shotgun sequence:
gtgctgttcattaGAGCTTGATAGCTAGCTATCTATTGAGACTTGTAAAGCTGTTGAAGCTTGtggctcgacagatagggtatctatcaaggtttatgaaaaatagaatttcagttctgttttaaCTCCAatccatgattatgtgtttgggctttcttttctctcaacctagacatataaaaggattattttaagggccgtcaaagagttcacaagttgcacaagtgttttGGATTGGGATTTGCTTATGTGATcttaaaacttcatgcattgcatctcatgtgcattataacaatattatcatgcatttaaatgtgtgcaaattgattgtgtgctggtaggattggattgggctgagcccatcaaattcttttgcatgtcacatattcatgcattcCCCATGCATACGTAATcctttttcaatatacttgctatatttgaaatgtgttgggacttttctgattgtctctttctctccctctcttttttgtttacgttagtcatgtctatggcacctaagcgtaagtcAACTCTATCCCAGAACCCTTTGTGTTCTAGGACATCGTCTTCGTCTTCTAatcctactccttctcataTTCAGTTTCGTGATGAGGATGCCCGAAAGGacttttcggagaacttttcgaatatatgtgattcacttgttagaaacatatgtcattattttatataattgagtaatcctttgacaaaacgcactttacttgtaattgggtagatctaggatgtgtttaatacttcaagaaactatgtttcaagatcaagtgttaaaattatgcaagtttgtccaagaaacaagctgaagaagtgttaTTCATTAAAACCTGACAGCTAGTTATCCATTAAGACTTGTAAAGCTGTTGAAGCTCGTGGCTCAATagtagctcgacagatagggtatctgtcgaggtttatgagaaatagaatttcagttctgttttaaATATAatctgtgattatgtgtttgggttttcttttctctcaaccctagacatataaaatgattattttaagggttgtcaaagagttcacaagttgcacaagtgttaagaaaagtttgttcaagcaaattgtgaccaaagacagaatttaccctagttcatcattcttgtgaagaagttgctgtgtttatgcaccgtaggattttgtgaccaagcatcttcttaatctttatcattgggatgaactgaagaactttgcagccaacaaacTTCTCTAGtcggtgattgaagtcgcatgctgggatccgcacaattggttagtcacgtactaggatccatgcatcaaaaggagaaattgtcactacagaacaagtccaattgggtattggggtaagggttcaactgtaggttggtataaggtattaggattcctttacttgtaatcgcttgttgtgataatagtggaattttgggagtggtgaccttaaaatcacccagtgagGTTTTTGTCGtattggttttccccattcgtaaacaaattactgtgtcaaatttattttctactgcatacttagtttattggtgatttgtttatgctaccacacatttgcatgttaattaacttaattaattcacttggttaaattaattggttaatttatcacagggggtaaattcatttttggcctatcagtttaagttagagtaaaatcaaccgagTCGTAAcatttaatttgggggtctaaacagctcttgtgttttaacacataaTCGAGCTTTCAAGTAAGGTATATGCAACCTTACTATTCACAaattgtataaataaataatattattttgtctCCCActtcactctctctcctctgactctccctcttctctctatttctcggtatctccctcttttctcttcaCTGTCCCTCCcttttatctctttatttatcTCTTCTCTGTTCCCGCCTCTTCTATCTAGTCTCTTTATTTCTCTCTAATCTATCTCTTCTCATCTGTGGTGGCATTTTGATGGTGGAGTTAGGTATTAATGGATGGAGTTTCAgtggtgggttttgtttgttggTCTATTTGAGTGGTGGCaagtttgtgggtttgtttCAGTGGTAGATCTCGCATCTGTGGGTTTATTTCGCCATCAGTTTGTTTCGATGGTGGTGGGTCTGTATTGATGGTAGTGGGTCTGTTTCATCTGTGGGTTTAAATCGATGGCTGGAGTTAAATTATTGGTGGGTTTGTTAAGTTTGTGGGTTTAAATCGGTGTCTGTGGGTCTGTTTCATTTGTGGGATTGTTTGGTGGTGGGTCTATTTGGTTAATCGGGGTTTGGGGTGGTGCCACTAGGTCTGTTTGGTTGATCAGGGGTTTGGGGTGGCAGtgggtggttttttttttttagtattctGTATCGGTGGTGGGTGGTGCATTGGGTTGCTCTATGGTGGCAATgggtggttgagagagagataggaaGAGAGACCAATTAAAGAGAAGAGTGAGGGAGTcagtttttatattattttattgtgtagttgatattattttaatgggttagatgtaaaaataaaaactgagtTCTAtagtgtattgtaaagtgagttggtataataaataaaataactttttagatGGTAAAGTAGAGACTAATTTACAAACCCGCATACTAGTGCTTTAATGTTATACCACATAAGAGTCCGCTTTTACTAGCAAGATGTACTCGATGTTTCATTTCCATTATTTATGAGGAATCTTAGCTGTCACATTCTACACTTTTGAAATTCATGAGATAGGatgttcttctaaaaaaaaaaacaaaaattcagatGAGATGTGGAGCTGTGTGGTTAactttatgaaaatattattagcTACAACGTTGTCACCCGACCGGTTTCTTATCACATCAACTAGGCAGCATAAAAAAACTAGATCAAGCCCATGCTGTGAGAAGTTATTCTGTGTTTCCATTGTTGGAAAAActagttttgcatctcatacaaaacacatagCGGAAGCAACAAtcacggatctacttcattcatgagagataacatgtaaccttgaattttagaacaaagaatagaaagtgTACCTTGATGCTGTGAAATTCAAAATcaagacttgagaatacctttcatcttcatctcaattccacatggtgcccGAGAAGAGTGGTCTCTCAATTAATCTTTTTGTACGttgattctcaaagaaagtTCTTCTTCTCATTGTAGAGAAAAactgctttcttttcttttcatcttatGTACATTCTAACTACCTTggtagttattttatttaataactcttattaaataaaactgattatctaattggcttagccttttgggcctacCCAATTGGACTTTAGTTTGTGACTTGAGATGGgaccaaatgaaacaaataagactctagctctaatgggccttgggcttttctatcaactcttgacaagtctaaagttaccattaattatatttaataccactatataaatataattgcactctaggccttattaataaattatattctaagactctaataatatcatttgacccctccatgaaatatccatagtgaaTAAAGTCATAACAAACTGTtactttgtaaacaactattttatcctTGAGCACctagtttaatcttttagttatacatatttattgaaatccaatttcaataaatataagttttagtaactccttactaaagtgggcgCCTTGAATAACTagttcccattaaacttatctaaAGGGATATTTCATGTCTCTACAAAGAGATTATGGATTTCATCTTGAAAATATGTGTTCCCTCAACACTACATGTGGTTACCCaacatactaaggttttgaccatgaatattagatctcactcctgatatatcaaagtaacctacatttcatgatcagGTTCACTACCCTCTCAAGATTaagagtctatgaaattagaagtcatgagattaattattcaggtgacagttgttgattgaataattaatctcacagtggtccagttcaatatgtcttaactcttaagacaCATCAACGCATCAACTAGAGGTCtctacttccatgatcaagacaaatcatcttagttgatgtgttatagtcttcacagatgaaacgcccaattttcatcaccaactacgaactacattttaagtttacaaggaacttgtgatttatatattctgtgactaaatcacataaataacATACAATAcatctcaaggactatgataatatcccattagttcatttataaatagtctcatataattaaacaatttaattatttatgacatgccactaaattggattttaggacATGAATCCCAACATCTGTTGCATGTTTCTTCTCCCTCACATGAGGGTAGATTCCAGGGGTCTACCCTCATGTGAGGGAGAAGAAACATGCAATGAAAACAGGGTGATTTTATCCCTGGAATCTACCCTCATGTGAGGGAGAAGAAACATGCAATGAAAACAGGGTGATTTTATCCCTTCTTAACAGACCTTTTGAGTTGGAGTATCAGAAACCAGCACATTCATAGGATGGTATATGATATATGGAGAGCAATCCAGCAAAGCTTTGAGTTTCTGCCTATGTACTCTCTATGTACTACAATATTCAAAGAAATGGCCCACCAACCGTTTGGTTTAATTAGCTCATTAATGTTGTCCCTTCAATTAATATAATGCCATTATAGGATTTGAGAAAAGTGATAGATGTTCAGAGTAGTGttgtattaattaaaaaaaaaaaattgtagggtTGGAGCTGTAAGATGAAGAATCTGTCACACATTTCTCTCACCTTTTTGCCGTACGGTGAGAATGTTCACAAAATATATAGAGCCTTGATAGCACTTAGAAGTTGGCATGACTATATATAGTCTATAGTGTGATTGTtgaaagattatatatatattgatgatgccgtaaaatcaccagtgagctacacgatccACGCTCGCTCAAACTAacaacctgcaagaagaaaTAAGTGATCTCGCCAagggcaccggtgtggtgtcggccaaaTAACCTCCGACAgtcaagttagaattgttctcaactctagagtgctagagaggataaattatgtgtaccttgATTCGCGAGGGTATTgaggcttttatagtagtaggttGACCTCTCCTTCTTGATgtggaagtcttttccttataggaatcctcttgagtaatcccaaatgtgatggacaagacatttccttgtagagggGATTAACGCGTGTATCTTCCAGAATGCTCTTTGCGCTAGGTTTCTGATTTCCTTGGAGACTCTACGTGTGCAACAAGAATATGGAACTGCTTTAGGCCCCTGGGCTCTACTGTTGCCGACCCATGGGCTcggatccgtcaggcccaatgtGGTGAAAGTCCATTGCACTAAATTTTGCcccttcagttgcccccttcaccctatgGGTCCGTCACTACTTATATGGACGGACCCTTAGGATGACGGTTTGGTATTATTTGGGGTTGACGGTCAAAGAAAATTTAGGACGGCGGTTTCAGATTACTGAAGTTGACGGTTCTCCAGGAGAAGATGGATTGCGACTATTTGATGATAGGTTGTCAAGCATTTATGAGCATGCGTGTCGCTTTTCGATTGGATTTTCTATTGGATCGAAGCGttgcttcgtcttccgtgcactTGAGGTTCATATATAACCACTTCTCAATCCtcatttcttcattttacaGCCAAAACACATTGTCAGAGCGCCACCGGAAACCTTGTCAGAGCCATCCGTCGCCCATACAAACCCGTCAACCATACAACCGTCGACCTTCAGTTACTTCAAAGAACGGTGAGTATCGCTATTCTCATTTACAAGTCTTGTATTTGGCAATTATATTTAGCTAGATCTACACAACCGTCAATACTCTTAGacccgtcagtcttaggttttaccgtcaattgtaggaaatgtctagtgcgtcaagtaatcAGTCAGTGGTTTgtgacgggacggaatacgagaaagtatacccgtccggtcataaagaccaagagagtccTGGCGAAAAGAGGAGTCCGTCCGCCTCTTCCtcgtcctcaacaaatgaggatatggagaGGTTGAAGTAGAAGAAACGTCTGTTGACGTTGAGGATCTACCGACGGGACCCGTCGTCTGTGCtgatggacttagggagttcatcatgctaccaAAGTGGACGGTGCATAAATTCAATTCCGTCATTAAGGAGAAACATTTCAGCACATTTAGGGTTAACTTTCAAATTCCAGACTACATTCCAATCCATGTACCCTACGTATCAGAGAAATGCTATTACGACAGGGTAGAAGGTGTCGGAGTGTATGAACAGATGCTGAAGGCGGGACTTAGGTTTCCGCTAAGTACATTGCATAGAGAGCTTTTAAAATATCTGGGTCTGTCCGTCAACCAGATATCCCCAAAtgcttggagggtcttcatagccatggagattctCTATGGTACAATGACAAACGGTGCACGGAGGCTGACAGTGCGTGAATTCCTTCATTGCTACCGTCCAGACGAGATTGACAGGTCAAGGGAAATTTATAGTTTTGCCAGTAGGAGCCTGTTGCTGAAGGTCATTTTTGAAACACCTGATTCAAATAaagactggaagagtcgttatTTCTTCCTAGAGGGTGACGGATGGATGAGCCGTCCAGGAGAGACGGAGTTTATGCCCGTCGACACAACTTGGGGGGTTTTACATTCATCTCGTATGCATCCGTCACTTTTGcttaatattttacatttgtcTGCTATAGTTGTTTTCTTTAACCGTCTATTTCTTCTGCAGGTAGACGGCGCCCCCAAGTCAATATTGAGGAGTTTAGTTTCCTAGAAAGGATTTTTCAGAAGACGAAGCCGGAAGAAAGGACTTGGGCGAAGTTGGTAAATCTGAAAACAATCCATTGGTCTTGTGACGGTCCCGAACCTACCCGTGAAGCCATCAGATACGACGAAAGAGTTCGCAGACGTAAGTCCGTCATCTTTTACTTCGCataaatagttttaatttatgtaaataACTTCATCCGTCCTGTATTACAGAGATGGACGACGCAAAGAGGAGGGCACTGATAAAATCACAGGCCGCCAAGCAAAAGGAGTCGGGCGAGGTTATGGTTCCTAAGGGGACGGTGTCGTCGGTAAAGAGGAAACAGCCGTCCAAATCTGATCGTCCACATAAGCAACAGGAGGTCCCTTTGGAACCCGTCGTGGGGTTGATGGCTGAGGGTGCGAAGACTGTCACCCTAGCAAAACAAGGGTCTAGCAAGGGCTTAATGAAGGCCCCGTCCACTAGCCAAGAGAAGCCTCCTCCTCTTCTCCATGACGACTCCAAATTTGTCTTGGAGAAACTTTCATCAATTATTTCCTCGGAGGACTACGAGGACTTGGGCAATCATTCGACGAAGGCAATGGGGGAGATAGGTCTCTTTGCCGTTGCACAGGTAACTTTTATCCGTCGATTTGAGTTCGTCTATTTTGCttagctttttgtttaaaaccttttaacttgtttatttcagtccttgATTATGATGAAGGGCCTAATGGACCGGTGTCTGAACCGTGAGGCAGCTCTAGAACATGTACGAGCAAAGGCAGAGCAGACGGAGGATGAACTTGGTCAACTTCATAAGTGGAAGTCTACAATGGAGAAGAAGTTTGACCTTTTAGAACAGGCGAGAAAAGAGCTTGAGCAGAGGACGGAGGAAGCTGGGAAAGCCTTGGGAGCCAAAGAAAAGAAGTCCAAGACTTGAAGGAACAGCTCCGTCAAGCTAAGGAGGTTGCGGTCCGTGAATACCGTGATTCCAACGCTTTGTTGGGAAAGCTGGggggatcgttccttcaaggaTTTGATGATGCACTTCATCAACTTAAGAAAGCCTACCCTGAACTGGACATGTCAATGATAAATGTCAATGATCAAGATCAGACATCTGCTTTGCCTGTTGCTTCAGAAAATACAGAAGACCTCTTTGGTGAAGATGCGGTTCAGGGTGACGGAGAATCAGTTCCAGCGAAGGATGTCCAAGATGCCGACCCAAAAATGTAGATCAAtattacatcttttttttttgtatttattttgagaacGATCCgtcctttatttttgtattaaacAGTTGCCCCCTGGGGGTTTTATCTGTCATGAATgctttatcttatttttatgcTTTCTAATACTTTTTGTTTGAAACTTTCTTAAATATTTGTTCTCTTTATGAAGGAGAGATTGAGAAAATACCCGTCTATGTTAATTCTTGTATAAAGGTGTTGATGGTCTGTATCCGTCTACATGGATTCTCATTATCCGTCTAACACGAGTATTTCCAGCCAAtgtgtgatccgtccactttgtggagtttaaattattttcaccccttgggtgatccgtccactatGGGCTAAATTATTTCAACCTTTGATTGATCTGTCCACTCAATGGACTGTAAAAAGtcttcaccctttgggtgaccCATCCTCTTTACGGACTAAGTTATTTCACCATCTTGGTGatctgtccactttgtggactaagttatttcaccctttgggtgatccatccactttgtggactaagttatttcaccctttgggtgatccgtccattttatggactaagttatttcaccctttgggtgatccgtccattaTGTGAACTGTAAATTATTTCACcattttggtgatccgtccactttgtggacagttatttcaccctttgggtgttccgtccactttgtggactaagTTATTTCACCTTTTGGGTGatctgtccactttgtggactgtaaattatttcaccattttggtgatccgtccactttgtggacagttATTTCACCCTTTAGGTGATCCATCTACTTTGTGGACTAAgttatttcaccctttgggtgatccgtccattttatggactaagttatttcaccctttgggtgatccgtccattttgtgTAGTATATACATTCGTAATAAACATCCATGTGGAAAATCAAAGCTGTGTCTGaatattcttctttaaaaaaaaatgcatttgtagaaaaagtacctgcccccttgggcttaaaaaggcacaaaaagattgtagcaaaagtcaaagaaaaactagtaaattgtagctaaaaaaataaaataaactgggAAATCGCTGGTTTCTCATATTCTCTCTACTAATAGTATTTCTGAAGATGCTCCGTATTCCAAGGGTGCTACAGCTTTTGTCCGTCCATTGTCTCGAGGTGGTAGGTGCCCTTCCTTTGCTATGATGCGATCCTGTAACCTTCCTAGTTAGGGCCGAGTTTTCCTTGTGAAGGATCTCTAGCGGCACCCATTACTTTCCGTAGTACAAGATCCCCGACCTGGAAGTCCCTACGCCTCACTTTGTTGTTGTAGTGTTTCGCCATGAGATTCTGATAGCGCGCCAACCTCTGCTCTGCTGTCGCGCTGACTTCATCCACTAGATCGAGCTGGAGGCGTATAGCctctttgttcttatcttcgTCGTAGCTCTCCACCCGATAGCTCGTGAGCCCCACTTCTACGGGAATGACAGCTTCGGTTCCATATGCAAGTCGAAATGGTGTTTCTCTAGTGGGTGTTCTTGCTGTGGTCCGGTATGCCCATAGGACGCTAGGTAGTTCGTCCGGCCAGATACCCTTCGCCCCCTCGAGACGGGTCTTTATTATTTTGAGCAAGGACCAGTTCGTGACTTCGACTTTCCCGTTCGCCTGTGGGTGTGCAGGTgacgagtagtgattcttgatccctagcTCTAAGCAGAAGTCTCTAAACACGCTGTTGTTGAATTGCTTACCGTTGTCAGAGACCAATACCTTGGGTATCCCGTACCTGCAAACGATATTTCTCCAGACAAAACTCCGGATGTTTTTCTCCGTGATGGTGGCTAAGGCTTCCGCCTcgacccacttagtgaagtaatcTATGCCAACGACCAAGAATTTCAGCTGTCGGATCGCCGTCGGGAATGGGCCCATGATATcaagtccccattgtgcgaacggccaggGTGCCGTCATAGGTGTCAGTTCTTCAAACGGCTACCTGATGAGATTGCCGAACCTCTGGTATTTGTCGCAAGACTAGATATAGGCTTGGGCATCCTTCATCATTGTAAGCCAGTAGTATCCTGCTCAGATCAACTTGTGTACAAGTGATCGTGCGCCCGAGTGGTTCCCGCAGATACCCTCATGTACTTCTCTCATCACGTAATCTGCTTCCTCTTGGCACAAACACCTCAGGTACGGTCAAGAGAAACCCCTTTTATATAATACGTCCTTTATCAGCACGAACCGTGATGCCTGGACTTTCAGCTTTCTTGCGGCGCCCTTCTCGTCTGGTAACACCCTAGCCTTTAGGTAGGAGATCAATGGCGTGGTCCAGTTATATTCAGAGTTTACCACCTGTATATTTGTTCCATCATCGATAAGTGAGGAGATTTGGACGAATGATAATACCTGTTCGGGTACCAGCATGAATTCGGCTGACGCAGCTTTTGCTAGGTGGTCAGCCCATTCGTTCTCTTCTCTTAGGATCTGAATGAATTCGACTTCGAGGTTGCTGATTCGGTATTTCACTTCTTCTAAATACCTCTTCATTCTATCGTTCTTGCACTCGTAGTCGCCATTGATCTGGCTCGTCACCACTTGTGAATCGCAGTGGACAATTATGTTTTCTACTCCCGCGGCCTTTGCAAGGTCTAGCCCTGCGACCAAGGCTTCATACTCTGCCTCGTTGTTGGTTGTTGGGAAATCCAGTCGGATCATACATTGTATCTTGTCCCCCTGCGGAGTTTGGATCACTACTCCGGCACCTCCGGCTCGTCTGTTTGAGGATCCGTCTGTATAGATATTCCACTGTTCTTTCTCTTCTATCAATTGGCCTTCCCCGTGTGTGAACTCAGCGATGAAGTCAGCTACTGCCTGCCCTTTTATGGCCGTCCGCGAGCTGTATTGGATGTCGAATTCGCTTAGCTCTATTGTCTACAAAGCCATTCTTCCTGCTGCTTTTGGGCTATTCATAGCTTTTTTTAGTGGCTTGTCCATTAAGACAACGATTGTATGCGCCTGGAAGTATGGCTTAAGTCTTCGTGCGGCGATTACCAACGCGAAAGCCAACTTCTCCATTTGAGGGTACCTCTCTTCTACTCCACAGAGTGCACGGCTGGTAAAGTAAATGGGTTTCTGTGTTCCGTCCTCCTCTCTAACCAAAGCCGCGCTTACTACGACTTGCGAGACGGCCAAATAAAGGTAGAGTTCTTCGCCTTACACGGACGGACTGAGCAACGGTGGAGATGAGAGATACGTCTTCAAGTCGTTGAAGGCCATTTGGTATTCATCCATCCACTCAAATGATTTTCTTAGAGTGCAGAAGAATGGTAAACACCTGTCCGTTACCCttgagacgaacctgtttagaGCTGCGATCTTTCCATTTAGACTTTGGACCTCCTTAACCGTCCTTGGTGGTTCTAACTCCATTATGGCCCGCACCTTCTCCGGGTTGACctctattcctctttgggaTACCATGAAACCCAAGAATTTTCCCGCCGTTACTCCGAATGCGCATTTgtttggattcagcttcatgttgAACGATCGGAGCGTATCGAATGTTTCTCTAGCTTGTGACGAAAGAGGTCTTCTCCTGATCAGATTCATCCATCCTGATCTAGTTGTAACCAGaaaaagcgtccatgaagcttaggaGCTAGTGTCTTGCAGTCGAATCCACCAGGGTATCTATCCGTGGGAGCGGGTAGCTGTCtttggggcaagccttgttaAGGTCTGTGAAatctacgcacatcctccagTTTCTGTTGGCCTTTTTAACCATAACGACGTTCGCCaaccagtcgggatagtatacttcccGGATGAAACCTGCCTCCAGTAACTTTCAAACCTCCTCGGCTATGGCCTTATCTCGCTCCTGGGCGAAAACCTGTTTCTTTTGCCGAATTGGAGGGAAGGAAGGCGACACATTCAACCTGTGGACCATGACTGAGGGGTCGATTcttggcatgtcttcatgactcCAGGCGAAGACATCTTGGTTATTTCTTAGGAAAGTCGTGATCGTCTGGCGTACTGGCCAACTGGCTAGTGTGCCAATTTTAGTCGTTCGTTCAGGCCGCGTGTCGTCAAGTCTTACTTCTTCTAGCTCTTCAACTGGCTCTGCTAATGCTCACTGCTTCCCGATACACATCGTTTGCTGCTGATCCTCCATCTCTAACATGGCAATATTGCATTCTCATGCTGCTACTTGATTTCCTCGCAGTTCTCCCACCCCATATTTCGTCGGGAATCTGATCATCAGGTGGTATGTTGAAGTTACCGCCTTCCAGGAATTGAGAGTGGGTCGCCCGAGGATGGCATTGTAGGCGAAAGAGCAATCGACTACAAGAAACGTTATCTCCTTTGTTA
Protein-coding regions in this window:
- the LOC115954636 gene encoding uncharacterized protein LOC115954636, producing the protein MKLNPNKCAFGVTAGKFLGFMVSQRGIEVNPEKVRAIMELEPPRTVKEVQSLNGKIAALNSSRTAIKGQAVADFIAEFTHGEGQLIEEKEQWNIYTDGSSNRRAGGAGVVIQTPQGDKIQCMIRLDFPTTNNEAEYEALVAGLDLAKAAGVENIIVHCDSQVVTSQINGDYECKNDRMKRYLEEVKYRISNLEVEFIQILREENEWADHLAKAASAEFMLVPEQVLSFVQISSLIDDGTNIQVVNSEYNWTTPLISYLKARVLPDEKGAARKLKVQASRFVLIKDVLYKRGFS